In one window of Romboutsia hominis DNA:
- a CDS encoding helix-turn-helix domain-containing protein, with protein MKNIAFGQLLEKLLYLSNQKKSTLAKELGYDISYISKWINGRNLPTQKSISSICKITSEFIVKSLNSTSKQELKHYFEIEVEVKDDTVLAQYIERSLKESYMVTAQKSSSNIYKNTHSEDNYNSMMHINPRLRKQYLAKDAILHISKSSKLDLILSANLYRLNGNDKVSISEMKTALYSIQKDKEVKARVLTGFEGNQNDKVLNTLLIIDMITTYPNLDFEVYNCNVDNSNILAVIKDRIFHSAIFASNGQCLFTNMSKEKAIIDEVYYSLEEILKNQGKLLVEKETPLDLLKNKTYIQYIMGQDLKWVLGVMNEFFMPSDLFIEIAEDVFGNDKELLQELRQINAFLQNVTYQSNIKVLIYEAKLMKYISTGEITFFNKPVKLTLEQMERHIKNIEKIIKEHENIEIKLIENSSIEEFDSGLSPSMYLSKNLKLIKTHPMDGVNDYAIIKDNEFKKICDEVFDIVWSEKENMLVSEKEEILEKISKALVYTRIINGEIN; from the coding sequence TTGAAAAATATTGCATTTGGTCAACTACTAGAAAAGTTACTTTATTTATCAAATCAAAAAAAGAGTACATTAGCAAAAGAGTTAGGATACGATATATCTTATATAAGTAAATGGATTAATGGGAGAAACCTACCAACTCAAAAAAGTATATCTAGTATATGTAAAATTACATCAGAGTTTATAGTTAAATCTTTAAATTCTACATCAAAGCAAGAACTTAAACACTACTTTGAAATAGAGGTAGAAGTAAAAGACGATACTGTATTAGCTCAATATATAGAAAGAAGTTTAAAAGAATCATATATGGTTACGGCACAAAAAAGTTCTTCTAATATATATAAGAATACACATTCTGAAGATAATTATAATAGTATGATGCATATAAACCCAAGGCTTAGAAAACAGTATTTAGCAAAGGATGCAATACTTCATATAAGTAAATCGAGTAAGCTAGATCTAATATTATCTGCAAACCTATATAGACTTAATGGAAATGATAAAGTTTCTATATCAGAAATGAAAACAGCGTTATATAGCATACAAAAAGACAAAGAAGTAAAAGCAAGGGTATTAACTGGGTTTGAAGGGAATCAAAATGATAAGGTACTAAATACACTACTTATAATTGACATGATAACAACATATCCTAATTTAGATTTTGAAGTATATAACTGTAATGTAGATAATAGTAACATTTTAGCTGTTATAAAGGATAGAATTTTCCATAGTGCCATATTTGCAAGTAATGGACAATGCTTATTTACAAATATGTCTAAAGAAAAGGCTATCATAGATGAAGTTTATTATAGTTTAGAAGAAATATTAAAAAATCAAGGTAAATTGCTTGTAGAGAAAGAAACTCCACTAGATTTATTAAAGAATAAAACTTATATACAATATATAATGGGGCAAGACTTAAAGTGGGTATTAGGAGTTATGAATGAATTCTTTATGCCATCTGATTTATTTATAGAAATTGCAGAAGATGTATTTGGAAATGACAAAGAGTTATTGCAAGAGTTGCGTCAAATAAATGCATTTTTACAAAATGTAACATATCAATCTAACATAAAGGTATTAATTTATGAAGCAAAACTAATGAAGTATATATCGACAGGAGAAATAACATTCTTTAATAAACCAGTAAAATTGACTTTAGAACAAATGGAGAGACATATAAAAAATATAGAAAAAATAATAAAAGAACATGAAAATATAGAAATTAAACTTATTGAAAATAGCTCCATAGAAGAATTTGATTCAGGTTTAAGTCCATCTATGTATTTATCTAAGAATCTAAAGTTAATAAAAACACATCCTATGGATGGGGTAAATGATTATGCAATTATTAAAGATAATGAATTCAAAAAAATATGCGATGAAGTATTTGATATTGTATGGAGTGAAAAAGAAAATATGCTAGTAAGTGAAAAAGAAGAAATTTTAGAAAAAATATCAAAAGCATTAGTTTACACTAGAATAATAAATGGTGAAATTAATTAA
- a CDS encoding alanine:cation symporter family protein, with the protein MLHQLEVAITKVSEAIWPVFLPFILVVGATMAIRTIFMIQKQATKPAKLQMKNVIGPASISLGAMIGTGAIIGVLGALSKLSASGQANIEAMAIWALIGSLIMLPVSYSETLNSKIMGKTPKEYISTLISPKLGITYAVCFVALAVFGFGGFQFSGIDSVFATVLNDKFGIELSLVQRYLFIVIPVIAVVAALVLSKKHELFMGAMTYMIGTAVAGYFIFFTMFVLKTSDYIPTFFGSMIKGMMNPVNAMMGVPLGFILGMQKVIQTAETGLGALAMAAQESDSQPREAAMISLLPTAVTVFVSIVVTSYIASYGVEVGTLALVDANGNAAGTVARLGGYFATAEHVVGIFGLIVLAAFTVLSALTTILGSYYYMTKLFKQNPVNKNIAIYLVLIIAAGTLAVFGANVVFEAVDLLLFVLSGINVTALAIFTFKHWEAYKLSGSVKKDKVA; encoded by the coding sequence ATGCTACATCAGTTAGAAGTTGCAATAACAAAAGTATCTGAAGCTATATGGCCAGTATTCTTACCATTTATATTAGTTGTTGGCGCTACAATGGCTATAAGAACAATCTTCATGATACAAAAACAAGCTACAAAGCCTGCTAAATTACAAATGAAAAATGTAATCGGGCCAGCTTCTATATCTTTAGGGGCAATGATAGGTACAGGAGCAATAATAGGTGTTCTTGGTGCATTATCAAAATTATCAGCAAGTGGGCAAGCAAATATAGAAGCTATGGCTATATGGGCGTTAATAGGTTCATTAATAATGCTTCCTGTTTCATATTCTGAAACATTAAACTCAAAAATAATGGGGAAAACTCCAAAGGAGTATATATCTACTCTAATAAGCCCTAAATTAGGAATAACATATGCTGTATGTTTCGTTGCATTAGCAGTATTCGGATTTGGTGGATTCCAATTTAGTGGTATAGATTCAGTTTTTGCTACAGTATTAAATGATAAGTTTGGAATCGAATTATCATTAGTTCAAAGATATTTATTTATAGTTATACCAGTAATAGCGGTAGTTGCTGCATTAGTATTATCTAAAAAGCATGAGTTATTCATGGGAGCAATGACTTATATGATAGGAACAGCAGTTGCTGGATACTTCATATTCTTTACAATGTTTGTTCTTAAGACTTCTGATTACATACCTACTTTCTTTGGAAGTATGATAAAAGGTATGATGAATCCAGTTAATGCAATGATGGGTGTGCCATTAGGATTTATATTAGGTATGCAAAAGGTTATACAAACAGCAGAAACTGGTCTTGGAGCATTAGCAATGGCTGCTCAAGAATCTGACTCACAACCAAGAGAAGCAGCTATGATATCGTTATTACCAACAGCTGTAACAGTATTCGTTTCTATAGTTGTTACTTCATATATAGCTTCTTATGGAGTTGAGGTAGGAACTTTAGCATTAGTTGATGCTAATGGAAATGCAGCAGGTACTGTTGCAAGATTAGGTGGATACTTTGCTACTGCTGAGCATGTAGTTGGTATATTTGGATTAATTGTATTAGCAGCATTCACAGTATTATCAGCATTAACTACAATACTTGGATCTTACTACTACATGACAAAGTTATTTAAGCAAAATCCAGTTAACAAAAATATAGCAATATATTTAGTATTAATAATAGCTGCTGGTACTTTAGCAGTATTTGGAGCTAACGTGGTATTTGAAGCTGTTGACTTATTATTATTTGTACTTTCAGGAATAAACGTAACAGCACTAGCTATATTTACATTCAAACATTGGGAAGCTTACAAGTTAAGTGGATCAGTTAAAAAAGACAAAGTAGCTTAA
- a CDS encoding amidohydrolase: MTKKIYFNGTVVTVDKNESIAQAILVEEGKIKAVGSNEEVLALADETTEKIDLDGKTILPGFIDPHGHVVAVAQTLMIVTLGDVTSKEELLSRLKEAFESDPPTDGNWLIGFGYDNTKFEGGEHPTKFDLDQISTEVPITVSHASGHLSAVNSKALELYGYVGDDYIVPEGGVVRTVSPDSKEPNGVLEENAILDSEKKKVIKAPGFEEVLKAVVKAQKIYASLGITTTQDASVEEANHYNHILGACAQNNMLMIDIVGLATQPSTMNLMKNEGTPKREYFNHYKLAGAKTWLDGSPQGFTAWLSKPYHVVPEGQPADYCGYGTQTDEVVTNYFVDCINLNVQVHTHVNGDEACAQFLRCYKKALEITGSKADLRPVMVHCQALREDQLDDVKEIGAIPTFFNDHVRFWGDLHHDQVFGPERAQNISPIGWALEKGIKFTLHQDPPVKMPNQIIAMHTAVNRTTESGRVLGAHQRISVMEAIKAVTINGAYQYFEEDVKGSIEVGKLADLVILDKNPLEVDTMEIENIKVLETIKEGKTIFVKEAELQNA; the protein is encoded by the coding sequence ATGACTAAAAAGATTTACTTCAATGGAACAGTGGTAACTGTTGATAAAAATGAATCAATAGCACAAGCTATATTAGTTGAAGAAGGAAAAATAAAAGCAGTAGGAAGTAATGAAGAAGTTCTTGCGTTAGCAGATGAAACTACTGAAAAAATAGACCTAGATGGGAAAACAATTCTTCCAGGGTTTATAGATCCTCATGGACATGTAGTTGCTGTAGCTCAAACTTTAATGATAGTAACATTAGGAGATGTAACTTCTAAGGAAGAACTATTATCTAGACTAAAAGAAGCCTTCGAAAGTGATCCTCCAACAGATGGAAACTGGTTAATAGGATTTGGATATGATAACACTAAATTTGAAGGTGGAGAACATCCAACTAAGTTTGACTTAGACCAAATAAGTACAGAAGTACCGATAACTGTTTCTCATGCATCAGGGCATTTATCAGCTGTAAACTCTAAAGCATTAGAATTATATGGATATGTAGGTGATGACTATATAGTTCCAGAAGGTGGAGTTGTAAGAACTGTATCACCTGACTCAAAAGAACCAAATGGAGTATTAGAAGAAAATGCTATATTAGATAGTGAAAAGAAAAAAGTTATAAAAGCTCCAGGATTCGAAGAAGTTTTAAAGGCTGTTGTTAAAGCTCAAAAGATATATGCATCATTAGGTATTACAACAACTCAAGATGCTTCAGTAGAAGAAGCTAATCATTATAATCATATATTAGGAGCATGTGCTCAAAATAATATGTTAATGATAGATATAGTTGGACTTGCTACTCAGCCATCAACAATGAATTTAATGAAAAATGAAGGAACTCCAAAGAGAGAATACTTCAATCATTATAAGTTAGCAGGAGCTAAGACTTGGTTAGATGGATCTCCACAAGGATTTACTGCTTGGTTAAGTAAGCCTTATCACGTTGTGCCAGAAGGTCAACCAGCTGATTACTGTGGATATGGAACTCAAACTGATGAAGTTGTAACTAATTACTTTGTTGATTGTATAAACTTAAATGTACAAGTTCATACTCATGTAAATGGTGATGAGGCTTGTGCTCAATTCTTAAGATGTTACAAAAAAGCTTTAGAAATAACAGGAAGTAAAGCAGATTTAAGACCTGTTATGGTTCACTGTCAAGCATTAAGAGAAGACCAATTAGATGATGTTAAAGAAATAGGTGCAATACCAACATTCTTCAATGATCATGTAAGATTCTGGGGAGATTTACACCATGATCAAGTATTTGGACCAGAAAGAGCTCAAAATATATCTCCAATAGGATGGGCGTTAGAGAAGGGTATAAAGTTTACGCTACACCAAGATCCACCAGTAAAAATGCCAAACCAAATAATAGCTATGCATACAGCTGTTAATAGAACTACAGAATCAGGAAGAGTATTAGGAGCGCATCAAAGAATATCAGTTATGGAAGCTATAAAAGCTGTAACTATAAATGGTGCATATCAATACTTCGAAGAAGATGTAAAAGGTAGTATAGAAGTTGGTAAATTAGCTGACTTAGTTATATTAGATAAAAACCCTCTTGAAGTTGATACTATGGAAATAGAAAACATAAAAGTATTAGAAACTATAAAAGAAGGTAAAACTATATTTGTTAAAGAAGCTGAATTACAAAACGCATAA
- a CDS encoding YgiQ family radical SAM protein, translated as MENKFLPICKQDMIDRGWEQLDFVIVTGDAYVDHHSFGTAIISRVLENAGYKVGIIAQPDWKSTDDFMKLGEPRLGFLVNSGNMDSMVNHYSVSKKRRDKDMYSPGGKMGLRPDRAVIVYCNKIREAYKDANIAIGGLEASLRRFAHYDYWGDKVRKSILIDSGADLLVYGMSERQIVEVANALNYGFDPKYIRHINGTCYIADSKEEIYDDYVEIPSYKDVCSSKEEYAKAFKIQYDEQDPYRGKVIIQRHGDKYLVQNKPEPPLNREELDKVYALPYAKDYHPIYKEMGGIPAIEEVKFGIVSSRGCFGSCSFCAITFHQGRAVQSRSHESILDEAKYITELPDFKGYIHDVGGPTANFRHEACKKQITKGACKHRQCLHPDPCKNLKVDHTDFLELLRKVRNLPKVKKVFVRSGIRYDYVMADKNDKFFKELVEHHVSGQLKVAPEHIAEEVLEHMQKPAGNTYDKFREKFFRLSERAGKKQYIIPYLMSSHPGSTLNSAIELAEYLRDIKYQPEQVQDFYPTPGTLSTTMFYTGIDPLTMKPVYVPKSKQEKAMQRALLQYSAPRNYDLVHAALVEAGREDLIGFNPRCLIKPREARGYSNRSMNSKNSNNKVSRGRNSSRNNESKSRGKNDRNNQSSKKFSKSSKPMKKKRR; from the coding sequence ATGGAAAACAAATTTTTACCTATATGCAAGCAAGATATGATAGATAGAGGATGGGAACAACTAGATTTTGTTATAGTTACAGGAGATGCTTATGTTGACCACCATAGCTTTGGTACAGCTATAATATCTAGAGTATTAGAAAATGCAGGGTATAAAGTAGGAATAATAGCACAACCAGATTGGAAAAGTACTGATGATTTTATGAAGTTAGGAGAACCAAGGCTAGGTTTCTTAGTTAATTCAGGAAACATGGACTCGATGGTTAATCACTATTCAGTAAGTAAAAAGCGTAGAGACAAAGATATGTACTCTCCAGGTGGCAAAATGGGACTTAGACCTGATAGGGCAGTAATAGTTTATTGTAATAAAATTAGAGAAGCTTACAAAGATGCTAACATAGCAATTGGAGGGCTTGAAGCAAGTTTAAGAAGATTTGCCCATTATGATTATTGGGGAGATAAAGTAAGAAAGTCTATACTAATAGATAGTGGTGCAGATTTATTAGTTTATGGTATGAGTGAAAGACAAATAGTAGAAGTAGCTAATGCTTTAAATTATGGATTTGATCCTAAATATATAAGACATATAAATGGAACTTGTTATATAGCAGATAGTAAAGAAGAAATATATGATGATTATGTAGAGATACCATCATATAAAGATGTATGTTCAAGTAAAGAAGAATATGCAAAAGCATTTAAAATTCAATATGATGAGCAAGATCCATATAGAGGAAAAGTTATAATACAAAGACATGGTGATAAGTACTTAGTTCAAAATAAACCAGAACCACCATTAAATAGAGAAGAGCTAGATAAAGTTTATGCACTACCTTATGCTAAAGATTATCATCCTATATACAAAGAAATGGGTGGGATACCTGCTATAGAAGAAGTTAAATTTGGTATAGTAAGTTCAAGAGGTTGCTTTGGAAGCTGTTCATTCTGTGCGATAACATTCCATCAAGGTAGAGCAGTACAAAGTAGAAGCCATGAGTCTATACTAGATGAAGCTAAATATATAACAGAACTTCCAGATTTTAAAGGATATATACATGATGTTGGAGGACCTACAGCAAACTTTAGACATGAAGCATGTAAAAAGCAAATAACTAAAGGGGCGTGTAAGCATAGACAATGTTTACACCCAGATCCATGTAAGAACTTAAAAGTTGACCATACAGATTTCTTAGAATTATTGAGAAAAGTTAGAAATTTACCTAAGGTTAAGAAGGTATTCGTACGTTCAGGAATAAGATATGACTATGTAATGGCTGATAAAAACGATAAGTTCTTTAAAGAGCTTGTTGAACATCATGTTAGTGGGCAATTAAAAGTTGCTCCAGAGCATATAGCAGAAGAAGTTTTAGAACATATGCAAAAGCCAGCAGGAAATACTTATGATAAATTTAGAGAAAAATTCTTTAGATTAAGTGAAAGAGCTGGCAAAAAACAATATATTATACCTTATTTAATGTCGTCTCATCCAGGTTCAACATTAAATTCAGCTATAGAGCTTGCAGAGTACTTAAGAGACATTAAATATCAACCAGAGCAGGTACAAGATTTCTATCCAACTCCAGGGACATTATCAACTACGATGTTCTATACAGGAATAGATCCGTTAACTATGAAACCAGTATATGTTCCTAAGTCTAAACAAGAAAAGGCTATGCAAAGAGCATTACTTCAATATAGTGCTCCAAGAAACTATGATTTAGTGCATGCAGCATTAGTTGAAGCTGGAAGAGAAGATTTAATAGGATTTAATCCAAGATGTTTAATAAAACCAAGAGAAGCTAGAGGGTATTCAAATAGAAGCATGAATTCTAAAAATTCAAATAATAAGGTTTCAAGAGGAAGAAATTCTTCAAGAAATAATGAATCAAAATCTAGAGGTAAAAACGATAGAAATAATCAGTCAAGTAAAAAGTTTTCTAAAAGTTCTAAGCCTATGAAAAAGAAAAGAAGATAA
- a CDS encoding ECF-type riboflavin transporter substrate-binding protein: MNKSKLSIKTIVAIGIGAAVFMILGRFGSIPSGIPNTNIETAYAYLALMAVIYGPIAGFLIGLIGHGLKDLVFYGMPWFSWVISSAIVGLIIGIMYKRIKVDEGDFSIKQIIIFNITQIVANIIAWFVVAPTLDIVIYAEPANKVYIQGAIGGISNMVTIGILGTLILKTYSKTKIKSGSLRVEE; this comes from the coding sequence ATGAATAAAAGTAAACTTTCAATAAAAACTATAGTTGCTATAGGAATTGGAGCTGCTGTATTTATGATATTGGGAAGATTTGGTTCTATACCAAGTGGTATACCAAACACTAACATAGAAACAGCATATGCTTATCTAGCGTTAATGGCAGTAATTTATGGTCCTATAGCAGGATTTTTAATAGGGCTTATAGGACATGGATTAAAAGATTTAGTGTTTTATGGAATGCCTTGGTTTAGTTGGGTAATATCATCGGCTATAGTGGGTCTTATAATAGGTATAATGTATAAAAGAATAAAAGTAGATGAAGGAGATTTCTCCATTAAACAAATTATAATTTTTAATATAACTCAAATTGTAGCAAATATAATAGCTTGGTTTGTTGTAGCACCTACTTTAGATATAGTTATATATGCAGAACCTGCAAATAAGGTATACATACAAGGAGCTATAGGTGGAATATCAAACATGGTTACAATAGGTATATTAGGAACATTAATATTAAAAACATACTCTAAAACAAAAATAAAGAGCGGGAGTTTAAGAGTAGAAGAATAA
- a CDS encoding ABC transporter ATP-binding protein, translated as MKKKIIEFKDFNFKYRVQAEPTLKNINLTIYEGEKVLIVGPSGSGKSTLAHCLNGLVPFFYSGEMSGELRINNEDIKNKNIFELSKVVGTVLQDPDSQFIGLTVGEDIAFKLENYCVEQNEMIDRVNKAAKLVDIDKELEASPYKLSGGQKQRVTLAGVTVDEVKVLLFDEPLASLDPATGKSAMELIDSIQQKENKTMVIIEHRLEDVLHCKVDRIVVMDKGCIVADTTPNELLSTNILEEVGVREPLYITALKYSGCEISKDLKPESINTLDIEKCKDKVNDWYENTKKEESKTKNDYILELDNINFSYSPEKQILKDVSFKIRKGDIASIVGKNGAGKSTISKLICGFYKPTSGRILFDGKDIKDESIKERSEKIGFVMQNPNQMISKTMVFDEVAFGLKIRGYNKEEIKEKVENVLKTCGLYGYRNWPISALSFGQKKRVTIASILVLNPEVIILDEPTAGQDFKHYTEIMEFLVELNKKGVTIIMVTHDMHLMLEYTSNVVVLSNGQKIGDDKSTKILTNKEIIEKANLKETSLQELAIKCKIKDSVEFVNRFIDYDRRVRNI; from the coding sequence ATGAAAAAGAAAATAATTGAGTTTAAAGACTTCAATTTTAAATACAGAGTTCAAGCTGAGCCAACATTAAAAAATATAAACTTGACTATTTATGAAGGTGAAAAAGTATTAATAGTAGGACCATCAGGTTCAGGTAAAAGTACTTTAGCACATTGCCTTAATGGGCTAGTACCATTTTTCTATAGTGGAGAGATGAGTGGAGAATTAAGAATAAATAATGAGGATATAAAAAATAAAAATATATTTGAATTATCTAAAGTAGTTGGGACTGTTCTTCAAGATCCAGACAGCCAGTTTATAGGTCTTACAGTAGGAGAAGATATAGCATTTAAACTAGAAAACTATTGTGTAGAGCAAAATGAAATGATAGATAGAGTTAACAAAGCTGCTAAGTTAGTTGATATAGATAAGGAATTAGAAGCATCACCATACAAATTATCTGGGGGTCAAAAACAAAGAGTAACTTTAGCTGGAGTAACAGTAGATGAAGTTAAAGTATTACTATTTGATGAGCCTTTAGCAAGCTTAGATCCTGCGACAGGGAAAAGTGCTATGGAACTTATAGATAGTATACAACAAAAAGAAAATAAAACAATGGTAATAATAGAGCATAGATTAGAAGATGTTCTTCATTGTAAAGTAGATAGAATAGTAGTTATGGACAAAGGATGTATAGTAGCAGATACTACTCCAAATGAACTCTTATCAACTAACATCTTAGAAGAAGTTGGGGTAAGAGAGCCTTTATATATAACTGCTTTAAAATACTCAGGTTGTGAGATAAGTAAAGACTTAAAACCTGAAAGTATAAATACATTAGATATAGAAAAGTGTAAAGATAAAGTCAATGACTGGTATGAGAATACTAAAAAAGAAGAATCTAAAACTAAAAACGACTATATATTAGAACTAGATAACATAAACTTCTCATATTCTCCTGAAAAACAAATACTTAAAGATGTATCTTTTAAGATAAGAAAAGGTGATATAGCAAGTATAGTAGGTAAAAATGGTGCAGGTAAATCTACTATATCAAAATTAATATGTGGTTTTTACAAACCTACTAGTGGAAGAATATTATTTGATGGGAAAGATATAAAAGATGAATCTATAAAAGAGCGTTCGGAAAAAATAGGATTTGTTATGCAAAATCCTAATCAAATGATATCTAAGACTATGGTATTTGATGAAGTAGCTTTTGGTTTAAAGATAAGAGGATATAATAAAGAAGAAATAAAAGAAAAAGTAGAAAATGTACTTAAAACTTGTGGACTTTATGGGTACAGAAATTGGCCCATATCAGCACTTAGTTTTGGTCAAAAGAAAAGAGTTACAATAGCATCTATATTAGTATTAAATCCAGAGGTAATAATACTAGATGAGCCTACAGCAGGACAAGACTTCAAGCATTATACAGAAATAATGGAATTTTTAGTAGAGTTAAATAAAAAGGGTGTTACTATAATTATGGTAACTCATGATATGCATCTTATGCTAGAATATACAAGTAATGTAGTAGTTTTATCAAATGGTCAAAAAATAGGTGATGATAAATCAACTAAGATATTAACAAATAAAGAGATAATAGAAAAAGCAAATTTAAAAGAAACATCACTACAAGAACTAGCTATAAAATGTAAAATAAAAGATTCTGTAGAATTTGTAAATAGATTTATTGATTATGATAGGAGGGTTAGAAACATATGA